A portion of the Marinobacter alexandrii genome contains these proteins:
- a CDS encoding mercuric reductase — protein sequence MSKTYDHIIVGTGQATGTLLGKLIPSGDSIAVIEGHKVGGSCVNYGCTPTKTMIASAKALHQARRGSFFGFETGDISIDWSRIIDRMNEVRNKSSDGLTNWIESTENVDLIRGWAAFESSHTLKVNDELVQGKKIYLNVGTRPTAPPIEGLEDILWLDSERLLELNELPQHLIIVGGGYIGIEFSQVFRRFGSKVTVIQRGGQIMPQEDEDIAKPIHEFLSEEGVAIELNASAKKVEKTSTGISLTIEKNSQQKQIDGSHLLIAVGRKPNSDKLNLGATKIEVDKRGFIQVDGKCQTTESDVFAVGDVNGHGAFTHTAVNDAEIVLDHLNGGVRKISDRIPIYGLFTDPPLGRVGMTEKEALENGHSIMKATKPMAEISRAKEMGETKGLAKLIVDADTDLILGAAILGPGGDEIINMFAAIMHSHIPCKKYRDVVLVHPTVSELMPFVLEGLKQVK from the coding sequence ATGAGTAAAACATACGATCATATCATAGTAGGTACCGGACAAGCCACAGGTACTTTGTTAGGAAAACTAATCCCCTCTGGGGATTCCATTGCCGTTATAGAAGGACACAAAGTAGGAGGGAGTTGTGTTAACTACGGATGTACACCTACCAAAACAATGATAGCCTCCGCAAAGGCTCTTCATCAAGCCAGAAGAGGTAGTTTTTTTGGTTTTGAAACTGGAGATATTTCCATTGATTGGTCTCGGATCATAGATCGCATGAATGAGGTGAGGAATAAAAGTAGTGATGGTCTCACAAACTGGATTGAATCAACTGAAAATGTAGACCTTATTCGAGGATGGGCGGCATTTGAAAGCTCACATACATTGAAGGTGAATGATGAATTAGTTCAAGGAAAAAAAATCTATTTAAACGTAGGCACACGACCTACCGCCCCACCTATCGAGGGTTTGGAAGATATCCTATGGCTGGATAGCGAACGCCTTCTTGAGCTAAATGAACTTCCCCAGCATTTGATCATTGTCGGTGGTGGATACATTGGAATCGAGTTTTCCCAAGTATTCAGAAGATTTGGCTCCAAAGTGACTGTGATTCAACGAGGTGGTCAAATTATGCCTCAAGAGGATGAGGATATTGCTAAGCCCATCCATGAATTTCTTTCTGAAGAAGGAGTTGCTATTGAGCTTAATGCATCAGCTAAAAAAGTAGAAAAAACATCCACAGGAATCAGTCTGACTATCGAAAAAAACAGTCAGCAAAAACAGATAGATGGCTCACATTTATTAATCGCAGTGGGAAGAAAACCGAATAGCGACAAACTGAATTTAGGTGCTACTAAAATAGAGGTTGACAAAAGAGGTTTTATACAAGTTGATGGCAAGTGTCAAACAACTGAATCTGATGTATTTGCAGTTGGGGATGTAAATGGGCACGGAGCATTTACGCATACAGCTGTTAATGATGCAGAAATTGTACTCGATCACCTGAACGGAGGCGTCAGAAAAATATCGGATCGAATTCCAATCTATGGACTATTCACAGACCCTCCTCTCGGTAGAGTAGGCATGACAGAAAAAGAAGCCCTTGAGAACGGTCATTCGATTATGAAGGCTACTAAGCCCATGGCTGAAATATCCAGAGCTAAAGAAATGGGCGAAACCAAAGGTCTGGCTAAATTGATAGTGGATGCAGACACAGACTTGATTTTAGGAGCTGCCATCCTGGGTCCGGGCGGTGACGAAATCATCAATATGTTTGCTGCCATTATGCATAGTCATATACCCTGTAAAAAGTATCGTGATGTTGTCTTAGTACATCCTACCGTATCTGAGCTTATGCCATTTGTATTGGAGGGGTTGAAGCAGGTTAAATAG
- a CDS encoding aminotransferase class V-fold PLP-dependent enzyme — MLKSNIFKNFIKNMIYLNNAGTSWPKPNNVTEAIEEFNRSDPDQWMEIFEEGIQTVTSFFGIADPSRFLFTQSCTQSLATAFTDFPWEAGDQLIISEMEHHALSRWYYKLQTERGVEGIIIPRAAAGPLDLEKLEKELKKGAKMVAISMASNVTGEILPYEEVVRLSKAYGAVCLLDGAQVAGIIPINISELDPDIFVFAGHKGPLGPQGIGGLYISDPVSMVCPSAACEVTPGQNKNTIFPTYCDIGSAPMMTIAGLTAGIKWLEAKGWDALLDHQKTLVEKMRSGLSDIEGVEIVGSSSYGRYTGAVSIKSLTKPLEEIKRQLWDNYQIKGSMGFQCAPLAHEALGTSETGTLRFSVGPMNTEEDVEVFISGLDDILAS, encoded by the coding sequence ATGCTTAAATCAAATATCTTCAAGAACTTTATAAAGAATATGATTTACCTGAATAATGCTGGTACTTCCTGGCCTAAACCAAATAACGTAACGGAAGCGATTGAAGAATTTAATCGAAGTGATCCTGATCAGTGGATGGAGATCTTCGAGGAGGGCATCCAAACAGTGACTTCCTTTTTTGGAATTGCTGATCCAAGCAGATTTCTATTTACGCAGAGTTGTACGCAGAGTCTGGCAACTGCTTTCACGGATTTCCCATGGGAAGCAGGAGATCAACTGATTATAAGCGAGATGGAACATCATGCGCTATCCAGATGGTATTACAAACTACAAACTGAAAGGGGAGTTGAGGGTATCATCATTCCACGAGCAGCAGCGGGCCCTCTTGATTTAGAAAAACTAGAGAAGGAGCTTAAGAAAGGAGCTAAGATGGTAGCTATATCTATGGCTAGTAATGTAACTGGTGAGATTCTACCTTATGAGGAGGTTGTTAGACTATCGAAAGCATATGGAGCTGTTTGTTTATTGGATGGTGCTCAAGTAGCTGGTATTATCCCAATCAATATCTCTGAATTAGATCCAGATATTTTTGTGTTTGCGGGTCATAAAGGCCCACTTGGTCCACAAGGAATAGGTGGATTGTATATCTCAGATCCTGTATCTATGGTTTGCCCTAGTGCAGCATGTGAAGTCACTCCTGGACAGAATAAGAACACCATTTTCCCTACGTACTGTGACATAGGATCTGCTCCAATGATGACTATTGCCGGATTGACTGCAGGAATTAAATGGCTGGAAGCGAAAGGCTGGGATGCTCTCTTAGATCATCAAAAAACCTTAGTAGAGAAAATGCGATCTGGACTTAGTGACATAGAAGGGGTAGAAATAGTAGGAAGCTCAAGCTACGGAAGATATACAGGTGCTGTTTCAATCAAGAGTCTTACCAAGCCACTCGAAGAAATCAAAAGACAACTTTGGGACAATTACCAAATCAAAGGTAGTATGGGTTTTCAATGTGCACCACTAGCACATGAAGCATTGGGAACAAGTGAAACCGGAACTTTACGTTTTAGTGTTGGTCCAATGAATACAGAAGAGGATGTGGAGGTGTTTATAAGTGGGTTGGATGATATCCTAGCATCTTAG
- a CDS encoding DUF6090 family protein — protein MKRILLTLSDKWPEFLLEIIVITVGIVGAFGLNNWNENRKARNEEVKILSEIFDNLKEDEVNIVQAENQLKKSVESIGVLLESKLPELDDETLSLNLALFINFYKYHPIDNAYETLKSSSITISDNILKNAISRYYEYEQNRVQSGLLDVENQFHRFLVPFARKHITEFAWLTSATPSARTNEFYLDLERELVGGKDNNSQTLMVLRKFIQSNLDLQHMIKNELNIN, from the coding sequence ATGAAACGCATCCTATTAACACTTTCTGACAAATGGCCAGAATTCCTACTGGAAATTATCGTTATAACTGTCGGTATAGTTGGAGCATTTGGTTTAAATAACTGGAATGAAAATCGAAAAGCTAGGAATGAAGAGGTAAAAATTCTTTCAGAGATATTTGATAATTTAAAAGAAGATGAAGTAAATATTGTCCAAGCTGAAAATCAACTAAAGAAATCAGTCGAAAGTATTGGTGTATTACTTGAATCCAAGCTTCCAGAATTAGATGATGAGACATTATCACTTAATCTAGCTTTATTCATTAATTTTTATAAATATCACCCTATTGACAATGCCTATGAAACGCTAAAATCTTCATCAATTACCATCTCTGATAATATACTTAAGAACGCGATTAGCAGGTATTATGAATATGAACAAAACAGAGTTCAATCAGGCTTACTAGATGTAGAAAATCAGTTTCACAGATTTTTGGTTCCGTTTGCCAGAAAGCACATTACAGAATTTGCGTGGTTGACAAGTGCAACTCCAAGTGCTCGAACCAATGAGTTCTACTTGGATCTAGAAAGAGAATTAGTGGGAGGAAAGGATAATAATAGCCAAACATTAATGGTACTTAGGAAATTTATTCAAAGCAATCTTGACCTACAGCACATGATAAAGAATGAATTAAATATTAATTAG
- a CDS encoding alpha/beta hydrolase-fold protein has product MKIYITLMVILCCFGCEPSDPQITFNVSLNSDVSNEPRDGRLLLLLSTDDSKEPRFQINDGPSSQLVYGQNVEGMDPDQTILFDGEHFGYPIQSLDDLKSGDYWAQALLHTYETFNLSTGHTVKLPMDNGEGQQWNRSPGNLYSTPIKITIAEGQSANFSIVMDQIIPPIEEPKDTDWIKHIKVKSDLLSDFWGRDTYLGAHVLLPKGFENHPEANYPLMVFHGHYPSDFGGFRTTPPDPNLKPDYSARFDIPGYNIIQQQEAYNQYLQWISDDFPRFIIIKIQHPTPYYDDSYAVNSASQGPYGDAITYELIPYIEKQFQGIGEGWARFLYGGSTGGWEALAAQVMYPDEYNGCFAACPDPIDFRAYCSINLYEYDNAYYYASEHKELPIPAHRDYLGMVNSSVKDFSYKELALGDKSRSGQQLDIWEATYSPQGDDGYPARVWDRLTGKINKEVAEYWRENYDLRYILERDWDKLGPKLQGKINIYCGDMDNYYLNNAVYLMEEFLESTSNPYYEGEVDYGDRAEHCWNGDQDNPNHISRLRYNTMYVDKIIKRIQESAPKGADLTSWRYKE; this is encoded by the coding sequence ATGAAAATTTATATCACTCTAATGGTAATCCTATGCTGCTTCGGTTGCGAACCATCTGATCCCCAAATTACCTTCAATGTTTCATTAAACTCTGATGTATCTAATGAGCCAAGAGATGGACGTTTGCTTCTACTTTTATCAACTGATGACTCAAAAGAGCCTCGCTTTCAAATAAACGATGGCCCTTCCTCTCAGCTAGTTTATGGACAAAACGTAGAAGGAATGGATCCTGATCAAACCATTCTATTCGATGGGGAACACTTTGGATATCCTATCCAAAGTTTAGACGATCTAAAGTCGGGAGATTACTGGGCACAAGCACTACTCCACACGTATGAAACTTTCAATTTATCCACTGGCCATACCGTGAAGTTGCCCATGGATAATGGAGAAGGACAGCAATGGAATCGCTCTCCAGGGAATCTGTACAGTACACCAATAAAAATAACCATTGCGGAAGGGCAATCAGCCAATTTTTCGATTGTAATGGATCAGATCATCCCACCCATTGAGGAGCCAAAAGATACCGATTGGATTAAGCACATCAAGGTGAAAAGTGATCTACTTAGTGATTTTTGGGGTCGAGACACCTACTTAGGTGCTCATGTACTTTTACCAAAAGGGTTTGAAAACCACCCTGAAGCTAACTACCCTTTAATGGTTTTTCATGGTCATTATCCTTCTGATTTTGGTGGTTTTAGAACTACCCCTCCCGATCCAAACCTTAAGCCAGATTATTCAGCCAGATTTGATATCCCGGGATATAACATTATTCAACAACAGGAGGCCTACAATCAATATCTGCAGTGGATAAGCGATGATTTCCCTCGTTTCATTATTATCAAAATTCAACATCCTACACCCTATTATGATGACTCCTATGCCGTTAATTCAGCAAGTCAGGGACCTTATGGTGACGCTATTACATACGAATTGATTCCATATATTGAAAAACAATTTCAAGGAATAGGGGAAGGTTGGGCTCGCTTCCTATATGGCGGATCTACGGGAGGCTGGGAAGCTTTAGCAGCACAAGTCATGTATCCTGACGAATACAATGGATGCTTTGCTGCATGTCCTGATCCCATTGATTTCAGAGCTTACTGTTCAATAAATCTTTATGAATATGACAATGCATACTACTATGCAAGTGAGCACAAAGAGCTGCCTATTCCCGCACATAGAGACTATCTAGGAATGGTCAATTCATCCGTAAAGGATTTCAGCTACAAAGAACTCGCACTAGGTGATAAATCACGCTCCGGACAGCAGCTCGATATTTGGGAAGCAACCTATTCTCCTCAAGGTGATGATGGATATCCCGCACGCGTATGGGATAGACTGACTGGCAAGATTAATAAAGAAGTAGCTGAATACTGGAGAGAAAACTACGACCTAAGATACATTTTGGAAAGAGACTGGGATAAACTCGGCCCTAAACTTCAGGGAAAGATCAACATTTATTGTGGCGATATGGATAACTATTATCTCAATAATGCTGTCTACTTGATGGAGGAGTTTCTGGAAAGTACGAGCAATCCCTATTATGAAGGTGAAGTAGATTATGGAGACCGAGCGGAGCACTGCTGGAATGGTGATCAAGATAACCCTAACCACATCTCTCGGCTGAGGTATAACACTATGTATGTAGACAAGATTATAAAACGTATTCAAGAAAGCGCACCAAAAGGTGCTGATTTAACAAGTTGGAGGTATAAGGAATGA
- a CDS encoding prohibitin family protein, whose translation MKILKNGLVSLTLIVLVSSCAVIRQGEVGVKRKLGKLNPTTMEAGARVFNPFTSTVIKLPIRTVNVEIQSNLPSKEGLNVQSIISILYHIRKEEAANVIENIGTNYEEVVIKSVFRSASADVCSRFFAKDMHTIKRAEIEDEIKTRMQSLLSKRGFEIEAVLLKTIQLPPGLYMAVEDKLEAEQEAQRMEFVLQKERLEAQRRMLEAEGIRDAQKILQEGISPEIIQWQSIQAFKELASSPGSRVIITDGKAPFLIQPEGGN comes from the coding sequence ATGAAAATTTTAAAAAATGGCTTAGTAAGCCTTACACTAATTGTATTAGTTTCATCTTGTGCCGTTATACGTCAAGGAGAAGTTGGGGTAAAACGAAAATTGGGAAAACTAAATCCTACAACAATGGAAGCAGGGGCTAGAGTATTTAATCCCTTTACCTCTACAGTAATAAAGTTGCCCATTAGAACAGTGAATGTCGAAATTCAAAGTAACCTTCCGTCAAAAGAGGGACTTAATGTCCAGTCGATTATTTCAATACTTTATCATATAAGGAAAGAGGAAGCTGCCAATGTCATTGAGAATATTGGCACGAACTATGAAGAAGTAGTGATTAAGAGTGTGTTTAGGTCAGCTTCTGCTGATGTTTGTTCGCGTTTTTTCGCGAAGGATATGCACACGATTAAGCGAGCTGAAATAGAAGATGAAATAAAAACGAGGATGCAAAGTCTGCTATCCAAACGTGGATTCGAAATTGAAGCTGTGCTGTTGAAAACTATTCAACTACCTCCAGGACTATATATGGCAGTAGAGGATAAACTTGAGGCTGAACAAGAAGCGCAACGAATGGAATTTGTTCTTCAAAAAGAACGTCTGGAAGCACAGCGTAGGATGCTGGAAGCAGAAGGTATCCGTGACGCACAAAAAATCTTGCAGGAAGGCATCAGTCCTGAGATTATTCAATGGCAAAGTATACAAGCATTTAAAGAGTTGGCAAGCTCACCAGGGTCACGTGTGATCATTACAGATGGTAAAGCGCCATTTCTCATTCAGCCAGAAGGTGGGAATTAA
- the hemB gene encoding porphobilinogen synthase — protein sequence MRRPRRNRVSAAIRDLTQETVLTTNDFIFPLFLLEGKNKKSEIASMPGIFRLSEDLILKEIEFCLKAGIKGFDIFPVVDEKYKDKSATRSYDPDFFYLKTLTKIKKEFPEALIVTDVAMDPYSSDGHDGIVEDGKILNDETLDILGQMALAQADTGVDMIGPSDMMDFRVGYLRNVLDEQGFTDTGIMSYTAKYASAFYGPFRDALDSAPKFGDKKTYQMNPANSDEALIEAQLDFNEGADVLMVKPALAYLDIIHRLKSNFNIPIAAYNVSGEYAMIKASAQKGWLDGERAMMESLLSIKRAGADMILTYFAKEAASHLDLPL from the coding sequence ATGAGGCGTCCAAGAAGAAATAGAGTATCAGCTGCTATCAGAGATCTGACACAAGAGACCGTATTAACTACCAATGATTTTATATTCCCACTATTCTTATTGGAAGGGAAGAATAAAAAATCTGAGATTGCATCCATGCCTGGTATTTTTCGTCTGTCAGAGGATTTAATACTTAAAGAAATTGAATTCTGCTTAAAAGCAGGCATAAAAGGGTTTGACATCTTCCCAGTGGTAGATGAAAAATACAAAGATAAATCTGCTACCAGGAGTTACGATCCTGATTTCTTTTATCTGAAGACTCTAACAAAGATCAAGAAAGAATTTCCTGAAGCTCTTATAGTAACGGATGTAGCAATGGATCCTTACAGCAGTGATGGGCATGATGGAATTGTTGAGGATGGTAAAATCTTGAATGATGAAACTCTTGATATCCTTGGTCAAATGGCACTTGCTCAAGCTGATACCGGTGTGGATATGATTGGACCATCAGATATGATGGATTTCCGAGTTGGTTATTTAAGAAATGTGCTTGATGAACAGGGGTTTACTGACACTGGAATAATGAGCTATACCGCCAAGTACGCTAGTGCATTTTATGGACCTTTTCGTGATGCACTTGATTCTGCTCCGAAGTTTGGCGATAAGAAAACCTATCAGATGAATCCTGCGAATAGTGATGAGGCCTTAATAGAAGCACAATTAGATTTCAATGAAGGTGCCGACGTTCTTATGGTAAAGCCAGCTTTAGCGTATTTAGATATAATACATCGATTAAAATCCAATTTCAACATTCCAATAGCTGCTTACAACGTTTCTGGAGAATACGCTATGATTAAAGCATCAGCACAAAAAGGATGGTTGGACGGGGAACGAGCAATGATGGAGTCCTTACTTTCAATCAAAAGGGCTGGAGCTGACATGATACTTACTTATTTTGCGAAAGAAGCTGCTTCACATCTTGACCTGCCTCTGTAA
- a CDS encoding DUF2911 domain-containing protein translates to MKNLFVFAVVCLMAIGTSAQDFPKSDASPMDAAYFPSRAAFRGFEKTDEAKKANEPKIRVIYSRPQKKERDIFGGLQKYGEVWRVGANEATEITFFADAKIGDAKVKAGRYTIYAIPQESEWEVHFSSDNDRWGQYAYKPEESLVTKITVPTAKTPSTVESLAIMFEAVDGGAHMIIGWDDTMVRVPIMM, encoded by the coding sequence ATGAAAAATTTATTTGTCTTCGCAGTAGTTTGTCTAATGGCAATCGGTACATCTGCACAAGATTTTCCAAAATCGGATGCAAGTCCAATGGATGCTGCTTATTTTCCATCCAGAGCAGCTTTTAGAGGCTTTGAAAAAACGGACGAGGCTAAGAAAGCAAACGAACCAAAAATTCGTGTTATCTATTCAAGACCTCAGAAAAAAGAGCGTGACATTTTTGGAGGATTACAAAAGTATGGAGAGGTATGGAGAGTAGGTGCTAACGAAGCAACAGAGATCACTTTTTTTGCAGATGCTAAGATTGGAGATGCGAAAGTAAAAGCGGGTAGATATACTATCTATGCTATCCCTCAGGAAAGTGAGTGGGAAGTTCACTTCAGCAGCGATAATGATCGTTGGGGTCAGTATGCATACAAACCTGAAGAAAGTTTAGTAACTAAAATAACTGTACCTACCGCGAAAACGCCTTCAACTGTAGAGTCACTTGCAATAATGTTTGAAGCTGTAGATGGTGGAGCTCATATGATCATAGGGTGGGATGATACGATGGTACGTGTGCCTATTATGATGTAA
- a CDS encoding co-chaperone GroES family protein, with protein MELTAEIKLKNIIVVGDRVLIKPVKETQKTDSGIYLPPGVQEKEKVQSGYIVKAGPGYPIPNVVEEEDWKPEDEKVKYIPLQAKEGDLAIFLQKGAFEVQYNKEKYFIVAQSSILMLEREEDLFD; from the coding sequence ATGGAACTAACCGCGGAAATCAAACTGAAAAATATCATTGTAGTTGGTGATCGAGTGCTAATCAAGCCGGTAAAAGAAACCCAGAAAACGGATAGCGGAATTTACCTTCCTCCAGGAGTTCAGGAAAAAGAAAAGGTCCAAAGTGGCTACATCGTAAAAGCAGGACCCGGTTATCCAATACCTAATGTAGTTGAAGAGGAGGATTGGAAACCTGAGGATGAGAAAGTAAAGTATATTCCTCTGCAGGCAAAGGAAGGAGACTTAGCAATTTTTTTGCAAAAAGGAGCATTTGAAGTGCAATACAATAAAGAAAAATATTTCATTGTAGCACAGTCTTCTATTTTAATGTTAGAGAGAGAAGAAGATTTATTCGACTAA
- the rmuC gene encoding DNA recombination protein RmuC, with product MEISSLIFLIAGLIVGVPMGWLIFRVKSSSQVPESGELKIQLKLELERSKKLTEELQLLNDSLKQEREEIINLNNQNSTLKANYQNLQVRLEEQKGELSQLQSKFAIEFKNLANEIFEEKSKKFTDQNKTNLHELLSPLGQKLTDFEKKVEQTNKESLERSTALREQIIGLRELNDRMTKEAENLTKALKGDVKMQGNWGEVILERILEKSGLEKDREYFVQETLHSEDGKRLRPDVIIKLPDNKNLVVDAKMSLIAYEKYMNAEDEVEKEQYLKDHILSVKAHVKGLSEKNYHQLFDGGSLDYVLMFVPIESAFALVVQHGGELYNEAHEKSIIIVSPATLIATLRTVSSIWKHEYQNRNALEIARQGGALYDKFKAFVDDLIEVGKSLDKSKQQYGQAMNKLVEGKDNLIRKTERLKELGSKTSKSMDDKLLHRAGAKEDDDSPKLFE from the coding sequence ATGGAAATTTCTAGCTTGATTTTTTTGATTGCCGGTTTAATCGTTGGTGTACCAATGGGCTGGTTAATATTTCGAGTTAAGAGCTCCTCTCAGGTTCCTGAAAGTGGAGAGTTAAAAATTCAGCTAAAACTTGAGCTGGAGCGTTCCAAAAAACTAACGGAAGAATTACAGCTACTAAATGATAGTCTTAAGCAGGAGCGTGAAGAGATTATTAATTTGAATAATCAAAATTCGACACTAAAAGCAAATTACCAAAATTTGCAGGTTAGGCTGGAAGAACAAAAAGGCGAATTGAGTCAGCTTCAAAGCAAATTCGCAATAGAGTTTAAAAATCTCGCAAACGAAATTTTTGAGGAAAAAAGCAAAAAATTTACTGATCAGAATAAGACAAACCTTCATGAGCTTCTAAGTCCGCTTGGACAAAAATTGACTGATTTTGAAAAGAAAGTTGAGCAAACGAATAAGGAGAGCTTAGAAAGAAGTACCGCTCTTAGAGAACAAATCATAGGCCTGAGAGAGCTAAATGATCGGATGACAAAAGAGGCAGAGAACCTTACTAAGGCACTAAAAGGAGATGTGAAAATGCAGGGTAATTGGGGTGAGGTGATTCTTGAGCGGATACTTGAAAAATCTGGCCTTGAAAAAGATCGTGAATATTTCGTTCAAGAAACGTTGCATTCCGAGGATGGAAAGCGCTTGCGCCCTGATGTGATCATCAAACTACCGGATAACAAGAACCTGGTAGTAGATGCTAAGATGTCGCTTATAGCTTATGAGAAGTACATGAATGCTGAGGATGAAGTTGAAAAAGAACAGTACTTAAAGGATCATATACTTTCAGTAAAGGCTCATGTGAAGGGATTATCAGAGAAAAATTACCACCAATTATTTGATGGCGGATCCCTAGACTATGTCTTAATGTTTGTGCCTATTGAGTCAGCATTTGCTTTGGTTGTGCAGCATGGAGGCGAATTATATAATGAAGCGCACGAAAAAAGTATCATAATCGTAAGTCCGGCCACATTAATTGCCACACTCAGAACTGTGTCCAGCATTTGGAAACATGAGTATCAAAACAGAAACGCTTTGGAAATTGCAAGACAAGGCGGAGCACTGTACGATAAATTCAAAGCCTTTGTGGATGACCTAATAGAAGTAGGAAAATCACTGGATAAATCTAAACAGCAGTACGGTCAAGCGATGAATAAGCTTGTTGAGGGGAAAGATAATCTGATTCGAAAGACTGAGAGGCTTAAAGAACTTGGATCTAAAACTTCCAAATCAATGGATGACAAATTGCTGCACAGAGCTGGAGCAAAAGAGGACGATGATTCACCGAAACTCTTCGAATAA